From Crassaminicella indica, one genomic window encodes:
- the murA gene encoding UDP-N-acetylglucosamine 1-carboxyvinyltransferase — protein MLCQTGGCEIGPRPIDLHLKALRELGVKITESHGFLECEVIKLQGSEILLDYPSVGATENTMLIAVMAKGTTRIRNAAKEPEIIDLQNYLNKMGAKVLGAGTSEIIIEGVDKLHNVEHKIIPDRIVAGTLAVAGAITGGEVLLKNVIVDHMKPVIAKLKEAGAFVIEKDNSVKINMPNSIKAVEMIKTLPYPGFPTDMQAQFMSLMTVAKGTSIITETVFENRYKHVDELTRMGAKIKIDGRVAVVQGVKKLTGAKVYAKDLRGGAALVLAGLVADGVTMIDNIKHIDRGYDELDKMLEKLGAYIYRID, from the coding sequence ATGTTATGTCAAACAGGTGGTTGTGAGATTGGTCCTAGACCTATTGATCTTCATTTGAAAGCCTTAAGAGAATTAGGAGTTAAGATTACAGAATCTCATGGATTTTTGGAGTGTGAAGTGATAAAATTACAGGGAAGCGAGATACTTTTAGATTACCCAAGTGTAGGCGCAACGGAAAATACAATGTTGATTGCAGTTATGGCAAAAGGTACAACAAGAATTAGAAATGCTGCTAAGGAGCCTGAGATTATAGATTTGCAGAACTATTTGAACAAAATGGGTGCAAAGGTATTAGGAGCAGGTACAAGTGAAATTATTATAGAGGGTGTTGATAAGCTTCATAATGTGGAGCATAAAATCATTCCTGATAGAATTGTTGCAGGAACATTAGCTGTGGCAGGGGCTATAACTGGAGGAGAGGTTTTATTAAAAAATGTGATTGTTGATCATATGAAGCCAGTGATAGCTAAATTAAAGGAAGCAGGTGCTTTTGTAATAGAGAAGGATAATAGTGTAAAAATTAATATGCCAAACAGCATTAAGGCAGTTGAAATGATAAAGACTTTACCATATCCAGGATTTCCAACAGATATGCAAGCTCAATTTATGTCCCTTATGACTGTGGCTAAGGGTACAAGTATTATTACAGAAACTGTTTTTGAAAATAGATATAAGCATGTAGATGAATTAACAAGAATGGGCGCTAAAATAAAAATTGATGGTAGAGTTGCTGTTGTACAAGGGGTAAAAAAACTTACAGGTGCAAAGGTATATGCAAAGGATTTAAGAGGAGGAGCTGCTTTAGTATTAGCAGGACTTGTAGCTGATGGAGTTACTATGATTGATAATATTAAACATATTGATAGAGGATATGATGAACTAGATAAGATGTTAGAAAAATTAGGTGCCTATATTTATAGGATTGATTAA
- a CDS encoding cell division protein FtsQ/DivIB, which produces MKKYHKSIDKKVKARKKGIIFLIMILVSVVSFIIIFKTDIFKIKKIEVYGNTTISKEEIVAESGIILGNHILKESIKDIESNLYNNPYVKTADVKRKLPDRMVIQIVEREEEAAIPFMNEFLIIDEDGMVLRSSTSNGNLKIIKGLEFTNFIEGAILTVKDKSQLSKALEIVRGINKNQILIKELDVTNKKDIIIKFTDNLSCKIGEGNNLDYRLKVLKKILEDLNQKKIIRGVIDISHEGYPSYRPVE; this is translated from the coding sequence ATGAAAAAATATCATAAAAGCATTGATAAAAAAGTAAAAGCAAGAAAAAAAGGAATTATATTTTTGATTATGATTTTAGTAAGTGTGGTTTCTTTTATTATTATATTTAAAACAGACATTTTTAAAATAAAAAAAATAGAAGTTTATGGAAATACAACTATATCAAAAGAGGAAATCGTAGCTGAATCGGGAATTATTTTAGGTAATCATATTTTGAAGGAAAGTATAAAAGATATAGAGTCCAATTTATATAACAATCCTTACGTAAAAACAGCTGATGTAAAAAGAAAACTACCAGATAGAATGGTTATTCAGATAGTAGAAAGAGAAGAAGAAGCAGCTATTCCTTTTATGAATGAGTTTTTAATTATTGATGAAGATGGAATGGTTCTTAGGTCTTCTACGAGCAATGGCAATTTAAAAATTATAAAAGGTCTTGAATTTACAAATTTTATAGAAGGTGCAATTTTAACAGTAAAGGATAAATCACAATTAAGTAAAGCACTTGAAATTGTGAGAGGGATTAATAAAAATCAAATACTTATAAAGGAATTAGATGTAACAAATAAAAAAGATATAATTATAAAATTTACTGATAATTTGAGCTGTAAAATAGGAGAAGGAAATAATTTGGATTATCGATTAAAGGTATTAAAGAAAATATTAGAAGATTTGAATCAAAAGAAAATTATAAGGGGTGTTATTGATATAAGCCATGAAGGTTATCCAAGCTATAGGCCTGTAGAATAG
- a CDS encoding DUF881 domain-containing protein translates to MKNIKAQLAIGLVCIVLGVVIALQFKTVQTNLGGVAPVQKAQELAAELKKIREEKEALLEEVNSLEAKMKEIEDAESKKNVLVKNMSAELEKYKIISGLRKVKGPGIVVVVDDPPMDPEFLTDSTIMYNYELLLSLINKLNDAGAEAISINDQRFVSRTEINLAGSNVNINAVPTAPPFIIKAIGNPDTLESALNIRFGIVDHMKSMYNLQVSVKKQDEVVIPRYNEVIKFRYAKPVEDTE, encoded by the coding sequence ATGAAAAATATCAAAGCACAACTAGCTATTGGGTTAGTATGCATTGTTTTAGGTGTGGTAATAGCTTTACAATTCAAAACTGTACAAACCAATTTAGGAGGAGTAGCTCCTGTCCAAAAAGCACAGGAATTAGCTGCTGAACTAAAGAAAATTAGGGAAGAGAAAGAGGCTTTATTAGAGGAAGTAAATTCATTAGAAGCAAAAATGAAGGAAATAGAAGATGCAGAATCTAAAAAAAATGTTTTGGTAAAAAATATGAGTGCAGAGCTAGAAAAGTATAAAATAATATCAGGACTTAGAAAAGTAAAAGGTCCGGGAATAGTAGTTGTTGTAGATGATCCACCAATGGATCCAGAGTTTTTAACAGATAGTACGATTATGTATAACTATGAGTTGCTCTTAAGCTTAATTAATAAATTGAATGATGCAGGAGCAGAAGCTATTTCTATAAATGATCAAAGATTTGTTTCACGTACAGAGATTAATCTTGCAGGTAGCAACGTAAATATTAATGCAGTTCCAACAGCACCACCCTTTATCATTAAAGCGATAGGTAATCCAGATACGCTTGAATCAGCACTAAATATAAGATTTGGTATTGTTGATCACATGAAAAGTATGTACAACCTTCAGGTATCCGTAAAAAAGCAAGATGAAGTGGTTATTCCTAGATATAATGAAGTTATAAAATTTAGGTATGCTAAGCCTGTTGAGGATACGGAGTAA
- a CDS encoding DUF881 domain-containing protein, translated as MKRGVWEFNILMLCIIVGLLFALQFKNVKGQYEYVPLKVIHDYKVLIERENKEIKNLKDMIADRENKIEEYEKIQEEGGKFKEALLKELKEEKFRSGFMDMEGPGIILTLDDGTRELEEGEDPNDVLVHDLDILSIINDLKVAGAEAISINGQRLLANSEISCGGHSMRINNQFFAQPFIIKAIGDPKKLEAALTAPVSTGELLKMYGLYVEVNTSLNIKIPKYSEEINFRYLKVSEEGE; from the coding sequence ATGAAACGAGGTGTATGGGAATTTAATATTTTGATGCTTTGTATAATAGTAGGATTATTATTTGCACTACAGTTTAAAAATGTTAAGGGACAGTATGAATATGTACCGCTTAAAGTTATTCATGATTATAAGGTGTTGATTGAAAGAGAGAATAAGGAAATAAAAAATCTTAAAGATATGATTGCTGATAGAGAAAATAAAATTGAAGAATATGAAAAAATACAAGAAGAAGGTGGGAAATTTAAGGAAGCTTTATTAAAAGAATTAAAAGAAGAAAAATTTAGAAGTGGATTTATGGATATGGAAGGTCCTGGAATCATTTTGACTTTAGATGATGGAACGAGAGAATTAGAAGAAGGAGAAGATCCAAACGATGTTTTAGTTCATGATTTAGATATATTGAGTATTATCAATGATCTAAAAGTGGCAGGAGCAGAAGCAATATCTATCAATGGACAGCGATTATTAGCAAATAGTGAAATAAGCTGTGGAGGACATAGTATGCGCATTAATAATCAGTTTTTTGCGCAACCATTTATTATCAAAGCTATAGGAGATCCTAAAAAGCTAGAGGCAGCTTTAACAGCACCGGTAAGTACTGGAGAATTATTAAAAATGTATGGTCTTTATGTGGAGGTAAACACAAGCTTAAATATAAAAATACCTAAGTATTCTGAAGAAATCAATTTTAGGTATTTAAAAGTATCAGAAGAAGGTGAATAA
- a CDS encoding small basic family protein, whose product MLIAIIGLIIGILLGLYLPITYPTSYSLYMSVAILAALDTVFGGLRAYMEEKFNVSIFITGFFGNAILAGLLGYIGDRLGVPLYYAAIFTFGGRLFNNFAMLRRHFIEKIGQK is encoded by the coding sequence TTGTTAATAGCAATTATTGGTTTAATTATAGGTATTTTGCTAGGCTTATATCTTCCAATTACCTATCCAACATCTTACTCATTGTATATGTCTGTAGCAATATTAGCAGCTTTAGATACGGTTTTTGGAGGATTAAGAGCATATATGGAAGAAAAATTTAATGTTAGTATATTTATTACAGGTTTTTTTGGCAATGCTATTTTAGCAGGACTTTTAGGATATATTGGTGATAGACTTGGTGTTCCATTATATTATGCTGCAATTTTTACCTTTGGAGGAAGACTGTTTAACAACTTTGCAATGTTAAGAAGACATTTTATTGAAAAAATAGGACAGAAATGA